One genomic window of Roseateles sp. DAIF2 includes the following:
- a CDS encoding ABC transporter ATP-binding protein — MTLTRLIAGFVRQHWPAYAASALMLAGIAVLTVWIPRQVGAVVDGMVAGRLQSGGLLNELGLLLAAGAAIYLMRVGWRIALFGAAYKLGRQLRIRLYERLTLQGPTFFQAKRTGDLMALATNDVDAVELAAGEALLAAFDGTLTLVLVLAMMTVGVDWRLGLAALLPFPLMALAFWRISEHVHQAWKSSLDRFSLMNQHVQEGMSSVRTLRALGLTPRNAQQLHALADSAGEASYRAQRWEAAYEPAVGMTLTAAMVIALGLGGWLVAQQELTIGQLTSFTMYLGQLIWPMFAAGWVLSLLERGRAAWGRLAPVLEAPLTLDDRGGQAALPARAAIAFERVGFAYPAQAPTEEQEPPAASAARPALEEVELSLAPGQTLGLVGPTGAGKSTLLRLLLRQFEPDAGRITLGGQALPDYSLAALRGGIAWVPQEPFLFSASIADNIALARPGATREQVEWAAGLAAVHEDVRRLPQGYDTLVGERGVTLSGGQRQRVAIARALLSDAPILLLDDALSAVDTGTETQILEHLRELRAQRPERCVIIVSHRLSAVMEADQIAVLRKGRITERGSHDELLTADGWYATQWRYQQLEASLDAA; from the coding sequence ATGACCCTGACCCGATTGATCGCCGGCTTCGTGCGCCAGCATTGGCCCGCCTATGCCGCCTCCGCCCTGATGCTGGCCGGCATCGCGGTATTGACCGTCTGGATCCCGCGCCAGGTCGGCGCGGTGGTGGACGGCATGGTGGCCGGCCGGCTGCAGAGCGGCGGCCTGCTGAACGAGCTGGGCCTGCTGCTGGCCGCCGGCGCGGCGATCTACCTGATGCGGGTGGGCTGGCGCATCGCGCTGTTCGGTGCGGCCTACAAGCTGGGCCGCCAGCTGCGCATCCGGCTCTATGAACGCCTGACCCTGCAGGGCCCGACCTTCTTCCAGGCCAAGCGCACCGGCGACCTGATGGCCCTGGCCACCAACGATGTCGACGCGGTCGAACTGGCCGCCGGCGAGGCCCTGCTCGCGGCCTTCGACGGCACGCTGACCCTGGTGCTGGTGCTGGCGATGATGACGGTGGGCGTGGACTGGCGCCTGGGCCTGGCAGCGCTGCTGCCCTTCCCGCTGATGGCGCTGGCCTTCTGGCGCATCTCCGAACATGTGCACCAGGCCTGGAAGAGCTCGCTGGACCGCTTCTCGCTGATGAACCAGCATGTGCAGGAGGGCATGAGCAGCGTGCGCACCCTGCGCGCGCTGGGCCTGACGCCGCGCAATGCCCAGCAGCTCCATGCGCTGGCCGACAGCGCCGGCGAGGCCAGCTACCGCGCGCAGCGCTGGGAGGCGGCCTATGAGCCGGCGGTGGGCATGACCCTGACCGCCGCGATGGTGATCGCGCTGGGCCTGGGCGGCTGGCTGGTGGCGCAGCAGGAGCTGACGATCGGCCAGCTGACCTCGTTCACGATGTACCTGGGCCAGCTGATCTGGCCGATGTTCGCGGCCGGCTGGGTCTTGTCCCTGCTGGAACGCGGCCGCGCCGCCTGGGGCCGGCTCGCGCCGGTGCTGGAGGCGCCGCTGACCCTGGACGATCGCGGCGGCCAGGCCGCGCTGCCGGCGCGCGCCGCGATCGCCTTCGAGCGGGTCGGCTTCGCCTATCCGGCCCAGGCCCCCACCGAGGAGCAGGAGCCGCCGGCGGCGAGCGCTGCGCGCCCCGCGCTCGAGGAGGTGGAGCTGAGCCTGGCGCCCGGCCAGACCCTGGGCCTGGTGGGCCCGACCGGCGCCGGCAAGTCCACCCTGCTGCGCCTGCTGCTGCGCCAGTTCGAGCCGGACGCCGGCCGCATCACGCTCGGGGGCCAGGCCTTGCCCGACTACAGCCTGGCCGCGCTGCGCGGCGGCATCGCCTGGGTGCCGCAGGAGCCCTTCCTGTTCTCCGCCTCGATCGCCGACAACATCGCGCTGGCCCGGCCCGGCGCGACGCGCGAGCAGGTCGAATGGGCCGCCGGCCTGGCCGCGGTGCACGAGGATGTGCGGCGCCTGCCGCAGGGTTACGACACCCTGGTCGGCGAGCGCGGCGTGACCCTGTCCGGCGGCCAGCGCCAGCGCGTCGCGATCGCCCGCGCCCTGCTCAGCGACGCCCCGATCCTGCTGCTCGACGATGCGCTGTCGGCGGTGGACACCGGCACCGAGACCCAGATCCTCGAGCATCTGCGCGAGCTGCGTGCCCAGCGCCCGGAGCGCTGCGTGATCATCGTCAGCCACCGCCTCTCGGCGGTGATGGAGGCCGACCAGATCGCGGTGCTGCGCAAGGGCCGCATCACCGAACGCGGCAGCCACGACGAGCTGCTGACCGCGGACGGCTGGTATGCCACCCAATGGCGCTACCAACAACTGGAGGCCAGCCTCGATGCGGCT